In a genomic window of Phaeodactylum tricornutum CCAP 1055/1 chromosome 6, whole genome shotgun sequence:
- a CDS encoding predicted protein: protein MVKALQSLRRTTRLPRGSTIILFTLSLATLTVAVLTFLVFSEVQTQFEPLGTHTPCEIGVLYRGPAGIPALRSKADLGPLMQARGFTDGAEVGVQSGVHAQQILQAWTSCQKFHLVDLWGHQENYKDSANVVQDKQDSLFQSTQNRLQPWRHITTFHRMLSTQAAQRIPDQSLDFFYIDARHDYCGVTEDLRAYYPKLRPGGILAGHDFLSAAEIKASDPAQDWSLCMDGTVNAGAVKGAVEQFALDEGLTFSVVYAMNGVYRSWLLQKPTRMECVETMGGYGSDLVRPVK, encoded by the coding sequence ATGGTCAAAGCATTGCAATCGCTCCGAAGGACGACGAGGCTCCCCAGAGGGTCTACGATAATCCTGTTTACTTTGTCCCTCGCCACGTTGACGGTGGCGGTCCTTACATTCCTGGTATTCTCAGAAGTTCAAACACAGTTCGAGCCGTTAGGGACACATACGCCGTGTGAGATAGGAGTACTTTACAGGGGGCCAGCGGGCATTCCCGCGTTGCGCAGCAAAGCCGATCTGGGACCGCTAATGCAAGCACGTGGATTTACAGACGGCGCCGAAGTAGGTGTGCAGAGCGGCGTCCACGCGCAACAAATTCTCCAAGCCTGGACCAGCTGTCAGAAGTTTCATCTGGTGGACTTGTGGGGGCATCAAGAAAACTACAAAGATTCGGCCAATGTTGTTCAAGACAAACAGGACAGCCTCTTTCAATCCACACAGAATCGGCTGCAACCATGGAGGCACATTACAACCTTCCACCGGATGCTTTCGACGCAAGCGGCACAGCGAATTCCGGACCAGTCCCTGGACTTTTTCTACATTGATGCTCGCCACGACTACTGCGGTGTCACAGAAGATTTGCGAGCATATTACCCGAAACTCCGACCGGGAGGTATTCTAGCGGGGCACGACTTCTTATCCGCTGCTGAGATCAAGGCATCGGACCCCGCTCAAGACTGGTCCCTTTGTATGGATGGCACGGTAAACGCGGGAGCGGTCAAAGGTGCGGTGGAGCAGTTTGCTCTGGACGAAGGTCTAACTTTTTCCGTCGTGTACGCCATGAACGGAGTTTATCGATCGTGGCTTCTGCAGAAACCCACGCGCATGGAGTGCGTTGAGACTATGGGAGGCTACGGCTCAGATCTAGTGCGACCCGTGAAATAA
- a CDS encoding predicted protein, with protein sequence MAGTRLIIQVSFLIPYVALLAAAVYWGLFDDLLLVPLVRQDGRPVLSRASLPPATLARLPPVRLATIETQTFFWEQIVKQRLPWQSVPPATRLWEVLESPHALHLSLCQDPWSVLDMEPYESFADVWICESPPPQRHDHPRIVVRRRTLIFYPTNLQHREREWALILPAIETSQQKLEKELHLTVWVDPYHTSAVEVVERIEQWRSQQGWSDWPCLTSTITDVRVVKNGRKTKMLNVDQIFQVLANDFDSRKRRSSEHLYLWFYATTNQENTTLAVVDEAVSNLFLTTLANTTTYNEKVSFVSMHHRINDWLGSSCLGMPMMDSSGIDWEADESSNVPNLYTTLWFHALLPTKYAEIFSNMQATKQKLLETPRTVRLTSHGIAEDWNGISRTLQKANQAAENGHFARVLSHLNEADLRWRNLQRDPAWLEPLDFPWDQYAAIFAPLLLPTMLPAILGLGREYKRYRRLCSAKI encoded by the coding sequence ATGGCGGGGACGCGACTAATCATCCAGGTGTCTTTTTTGATTCCGTACGTAGCGCTGCTGGCGGCGGCGGTATATTGGGGACTCTTCGATGACCTGTTGCTGGTGCCACTGGTGCGGCAAGATGGGAGACCCGTGCTGTCTCGCGCATCCCTTCCACCCGCAACACTCGCACGTCTTCCACCCGTGCGGTTGGCAACCATCGAAACGCAAACCTTCTTTTGGGAACAAATTGTGAAGCAAAGATTGCCGTGGCAGTCCGTGCCGCCCGCAACGCGCCTCTGGGAAGTCTTGGAATCGCCGCACGCGTTACATCTGTCCTTGTGCCAGGATCCTTGGAGCGTGTTAGATATGGAACCGTACGAATCGTTCGCTGATGTGTGGATTTGTGAAAGTCCACCACCCCAGCGCCACGATCATCCGCGAATCGTTGTACGTCGCCGTACCCTAATATTCTATCCGACCAATTTGCAACACCGCGAGCGCGAATGGGCACTGATTTTGCCCGCCATCGAGACGTCGCAGCAAAAGCTAGAGAAGGAGCTGCATTTGACGGTATGGGTGGATCCATACCACACTTCAGCAGTTGAGGTGGTGGAGCGGATCGAACAGTGGAGAAGCCAACAAGGATGGTCCGACTGGCCTTGCTTAACTTCCACCATTACCGATGTGCGGGTTGTCAAGAACGGGAGAAAGACCAAAATGCTGAACGTCGACCAAATCTTCCAAGTTTTGGCGAATGACTTCGATTCTCGGAAACGTCGTTCAAGTGAACATTTGTACTTGTGGTTCTACGCCACGACCAATCAGGAAAACACAACCTTGGCCGTGGTGGACGAAGCAGTTTCGAACCTTTTCTTGACGACGCTCGCCAATACGACCACTTACAACGAAAAGGTGTCTTTTGTTTCTATGCATCACAGGATCAATGACTGGCTGGGATCATCCTGTCTGGGCATGCCGATGATGGATAGCAGCGGCATCGATTGGGAAGCGGACGAGTCTTCCAATGTCCCCAACCTCTATACCACACTCTGGTTCCACGCTCTGTTGCCAACAAAGTATGCGGAAATATTTTCAAATATGCAAGCGACTAAGCAGAAGCTGCTAGAAACACCGCGGACGGTTCGACTAACATCACATGGCATTGCAGAGGATTGGAACGGCATAAGTCGGACCCTACAGAAAGCCAACCAAGCTGCGGAAAATGGCCACTTTGCACGCGTACTGAGTCATTTGAACGAGGCGGATTTGCGGTGGCGCAATCTACAGAGGGATCCGGCGTGGTTGGAGCCGTTGGATTTTCCGTGGGATCAGTACGCGGCTATCTTCGCGCCCCTTCTTTTGCCGACAATGCTACCCGCTATTTTGGGACTCGGAAGGGAATATAAACGCTATCGTCGACTGTGTAGTGCCAAAATATAA
- a CDS encoding predicted protein produces MMTYGLARCGHNMNCSQGTTQCVPLAPPPAQNNSQPVALLPMPILLPKIPPSLNKNLTFDTSWLSAAQVATKKSDPVVKRNKDREETSASILVASRPSMVDPRLATFLERFDNAEWRLQALQPENAKLQAKVQEAERQKRAMQQLAT; encoded by the coding sequence ATGATGACATATGGCCTTGCGCGTTGTGGCCACAACATGAATTGCAGCCAGGGAACAACACAATGTGTGCCACTCGCCCCACCACCGGCCCAGAACAACTCCCAACCAGTCGCATTGCTCCCCATGCCAATTCTTTTGCCCAAAATACCGCCATCCCTGAACAAAAACCTGACTTTCGACACGTCATGGCTCTCCGCCGCTCAAGTGGCCACCAAGAAAAGTGACCCCGTCGTGAAAAGGAATAAGGACAGAGAAGAGACCTCCGCCAGCATTCTTGTCGCCTCGCGACCTAGCATGGTTGATCCACGGTTGGCTACGTTCTTGGAACGCTTTGACAACGCCGAATGGCGATTGCAAGCCCTGCAGCCCGAAAATGCCAAACTCCAAGCCAAGGTGCAGGAAGCCGAACGGCAAAAACGCGCCATGCAACAGTTGGCAACGTAA
- a CDS encoding predicted protein, with the protein MLKKKNPVSTHPAPANIPLHHVHHDMDLSKESFHEIFLQVMAEYPDDDDRHIDAPTQDTRRSSDSNTTSPLPSDVVVGRRPSCGSVLPEILRAHAEAYTATARTSHH; encoded by the coding sequence ATGCTGAAGAAAAAAAACCCGGTATCGACGCACCCGGCCCCTGCAAACATTCCATTGCATCACGTGCACCACGACATGGACTTGTCCAAAGAATCCTTCCACGAGATTTTTCTGCAAGTCATGGCGGAATACcctgacgacgacgacagacATATTGACGCCCCCACGCAGGATACACGACGTTCCTCTGACTCTAACACTACCTCACCGCTCCCATCCGACGTCGTGGTCGGACGGCGCCCATCGTGTGGTTCCGTCCTGCCGGAGATTCTCCGTGCCCACGCGGAAGCCTACACTGCAACGGCCCGAACCTCACACCATTGA
- a CDS encoding predicted protein: protein MEPLDLAGTCSCSPASESQSQSENPLGNEPSVSGAGIPRTALGDTQTNLPRNQFNRSPSKTPNSSLIPLTTSNASKFHSMTSPVSTQENTRCTVSSSGTFPALHAPESRTANTNVASGNEEESLTVRTSARVAAAALQQIQRRRPLRHVPGAGCRVWVDPQPDWFGPARGLGAWYPATVVKRMRRGDKVQIHSLFCDVTACFGTDVLPTSRVHLTTTTPPANTRDVRVGDECSSVSRMVWDTDGNLFYDAAPSKLFVGDLVLAHFQRGRGDANPLGVWFRGRVIATGILTMHPITRQSLSQQVCTVAYDDGDVEENIPYPNGQHLMRLEIGRENPSWLRELSVPIPSKRCKQAKQGRIASVEGTVKLEYDDPQTGQTVRESRAYNVVLQALIQDRTHRAAVEKKAPYEWPYLDEGIAVAPPLSLNPTKTIRRSSHKFSSTRKRVPQHLGPETDDEEPGRRTALVRKSKRKSIVRRWDLPVHDIDTDSGTDSGDTSDTDDYATEQEGPSFRSSKHREQPCSALKQTKIVHSQWRRPNDEKLQHPNRVNGTPEPSQISWAAKLKPMPESLATTIGKAINGPEPHLGGDLLNHIASRYDRGPTGALYLTLIKLVVQGPQSGSVSFPDCDRLRIGQMGLKELQKLPGVSTQIISLLTASHWENGLEQLASHKYTAPGDVSRYSEAAFLRMGQNLHAKRVCSDFLLRLLSHQLAPEIAKDQINDEVFDLPFIFNIVSHRRGPKHGLEMVLKATTLLWIQHGHLVLAKPLGLFEQEHPSLTSRLFVQTQFRALSSSLGKICSYLSWIYMKHAHESVDDICVLISNFVCTAISETTFDPSSFLGAKANMLQHWGKVKFQFLTSLDKTIVPQLRPKLAEMLGVGAYYNAAFGD, encoded by the exons ATGGAGCCGCTGGACTTGGCAGGGACTTGCTCGTGCAGCCCTGCGTCGGAATCGCAGTCTCAATCGGAAAACCCCCTCGGGAACGAGCCGTCTGTATCCGGAGCGGGTATTCCTCGCACAGCCCTGGGGGACACCCAAACGAACCTCCCACGAAACCAATTTAATCGGAGTCCAAGCAAAACCCCCAACAGCTCCCTCATTCCTTTAACTACAAGTAACGCGTCGAAGTTCCATTCCATGACGTCTCCAGTGTCGACGCAGGAGAATACTCGCTGTACGGTATCCAGTAGCGGCACTTTCCCAGCGCTCCATGCCCCCGAGAGTCGCACAGCTAATACCAATGTTGCTTCCGGAAACGAGGAAGAATCGCTGACGGTCCGAACGTCAGCGCGGGTGGCGGCCGCCGCTCTCCAGCAAATTCAACGGCGCCGACCGTTGCGGCACGTACCCGGTGCGGGGTGCCGCGTTTGGGTCGACCCGCAACCGGATTGGTTCGGTCCTGCTCGGGGTCTCGGAGCATGGTATCCCGCTACCGTTGTCAAGAGGATGCGCCGAGGCGATAAGGTTCAGATCCACAGTCTCTTTTGCGACGTCACGGCATGTTTCGGCACCGACGTGTTACCTACTTCCCGTGTGCACTTGACCACCACTACGCCACCGGCAAACACTCGCGACGTTAGGGTTGGGGACGAGTGCTCCAGCGTATCGCGCATGGTTTGGGATACGGACGGTAACCTCTTTTACGACGCGGCACCCAGCAAACTGTTCGTGGGGGATCTCGTCCTGGCGCATTTTCAAAGAGGTCGAGGCGACGCAAACCCACTCGGCGTTTGGTTCCGTGGACGGGTCATTGCCACGGGTATCTTGACCATGCATCCAATCACTCGACAGTCACTTTCGCAACAGGTATGTACGGTTGCCTACGATGATGGGGATGTCGAAGAGAATATACCATACCCGAATGGACAACACCTAATGCGTTTGGAAATAGGCCGGGAGAATCCATCCTGGCTGCGGGAACTGAGTGTTCCAATTCCATCGAAACGCTGCAAGCAGGCCAAACAAGGCCGCATTGCCAGCGTCGAAGGAACTGTCAAATTGGAATATGACGACCCACAAACAGGTCAGACAGTGCGGGAAAGCCGGGCCTACAACGTAGTCCTACAAGCTTTGATTCAGGATCGTACCCATCGCGCAGcggtggaaaagaaagcgCCCTACGAGTGGCCGTATCTGGACGAAGGAATAGCGGTAGCACCTCCGCTGTCGCTGAATCCGACCAAAACGATTCGTCGATCATCTCATAAATTTTCTTCGACGCGCAAACGTGTGCCACAGCATCTAGGACCAGAGACAGACGATGAGGAGCCAGGTAGACGTACTGCGCTGGTCCGCAAGAGTAAGCGGAAGAGTATTGTCCGACGCTGGGACTTGCCTGTGCATGATATCGACACGGATTCGGGAACCGATAGTGGTGATACATCTGATACCGATGACTACGCGACAGAACAGGAGGGTCCTTCATTCCGATCATCTAAGCATCGTGAACAACCTTGCTCAGCTCTTAAACAGACAAAaatcgttcacagtcagtggcgACGGCCAAACGACGAAAAATTGCAACATCCAAATCGAGTAAACGGAACGCCCGAACCAAGTCAGATCTCTTGGGCCGCG AAGCTCAAGCCTATGCCCGAATCATTAGCTACAACTATTGGCAAAGCAATCAACGGGCCCGAGCCCCATTTGGGTGGCGATTTGCTTAATCACATCGCTTCTCGCTACGATCGGGGTCCAACCGGTGCGCTATACCTCACCTTAATCAAGCTCGTAGTACAAGGGCCTCAGTCGGGGTCGGTAAGCTTTCCTGATTGTGATCGCCTACGAATAGGACAAATGGGGTTGAAGGAGCTGCAAAAGCTCCCAGGTGTTAGCACACAAATCATTTCCTTATTAACCGCTTCACATTGGGAGAATGGTTTGGAACAACTAGCCAGCCACAAGTATACGGCGCCAGGCGATGTCAGCCGGTATTCGGAGGCTGCATTTCTACGAATGGGACAGAACTTGCATGCAAAACGAGTTTGCTCAGATTTTCTGCTAAGACTTCTTTCGCACCAATTGGCGCCTGAAATCGCGAAAGATCAAATCAACGACGAGGTCTTTGATCTGCCCTTCATCTTCAACATCGTCAGCCACAGGAGAGGACCAAAGCACGGGTTAGAAATGGTCTTGAAGGCAACCACGTTGCTTTGGATTCAGCATGGTCATTTGGTCCTAGCCAAGCCTTTGGGTCTATTTGAGCAAGAACATCCATCCTTGACCAGTAGGCTTTTCGTTCAAACTCAATTCCGGGCTCTTTCGTCATCACTTGGAAAGATTTGTAGCTACCTCTCCTGGATATACATGAAGCACGCCCACGAGAGTGTGGATGATATTTGTGTTCTCATTTCCAATTTCGTTTGCACAGCTATATCCGAAACAACTTTTGatccttcttctttcttAGGTGCCAAAGCAAATATGCTACAACACTGGGGAAAGGTCAAGTTTCAGTTTCTTACTTCCCTGGACAAGACGATTGTGCCACAACTTCGACCTAAACTGGCTGAGATGCTGGGAGTCGGAGCCTACTACAATGCTGCCTTTGGCGACTGA
- a CDS encoding predicted protein codes for MDQSQSQASGKFSKLSLDQLRDVTDVLRRPLTNREILIPLGRQAFMPGVLQPITDSKGREQVLFRTGDNEKKQISREEALEIIQREIDEQKEKKPVLKSSLKKTVLPSPKQMTQDERYPLPSTHFKLAGDLPYFEIREEYDASGNVHGEAINVTKQLEYLEDQANGDVGALGPSSEEKVARAEDHEYNETIPEDIQPKKKLSDDDFDALSKRLEELTRLEEQAEKEGAKNRKSSKKLQSKGWGKGFLNRTSTPAEITKTIQAPPVSQQLQSSAPGTEQTGRRVAFGSDNQVQEIPRVGHRSVNEIRKPASQTQSFDESVLSNMVRERPKASSSPKPAPPQSAPSRVSRFAQQRQNQAEFVNNLTEPQCSESYQPYEDHKASKKRASRFTQSR; via the coding sequence ATGGATCAGAGCCAAAGTCAAGCGAGCGGTAAATTTTCTAAGCTATCGCTGGATCAGCTGCGTGATGTCACCGATGTTCTTCGGCGCCCGCTAACAAATCGAGAAATTCTTATTCCGCTGGGCCGCCAAGCCTTTATGCCTGGGGTGTTGCAACCTATTACGGACTCCAAAGGACGCGAACAAGTGCTTTTCCGAACTGGGGACAATGAAAAGAAGCAAATCAGCAGAGAGGAAGCGTTGGAGATTATTCAGCGAGAAATTGATGAGCAAAAGGAGAAGAAACCAGTATTGAAGTCCTCTTTGAAAAAGACTGTGCTGCCATCTCCGAAGCAGATGACACAGGATGAGCGTTACCCTCTCCCGTCCACACATTTCAAGCTTGCTGGTGATCTTCCTTACTTCGAAATTCGTGAAGAATACGACGCATCTGGGAATGTCCATGGTGAAGCGATCAATGTGACAAAGCAATTAGAATACCTGGAAGATCAGGCAAACGGAGATGTTGGTGCTCTCGGCCCATCGTCGGAAGAGAAGGTTGCACGTGCAGAAGACCACGAATATAACGAAACGATACCAGAAGATATTCaaccaaagaagaagctTTCGGACGACGATTTTGACGCACTATCCAAGCGGCTAGAAGAATTAACGAGGCTTGAAGAGCaagctgaaaaagaaggtgCGAAAAATCGAAAGAGTTCAAAAAAGCTACAAAGCAAGGGATGGGGCAAAGGCTTTTTGAATAGAACATCTACTCCAGCTGAAATTACTAAAACTATACAGGCGCCACCTGTTTCCCAGCAATTGCAATCCTCGGCGCCAGGAACGGAGCAAACAGGCCGCAGAGTGGCATTTGGATCCGACAACCAAGTCCAAGAAATTCCCCGAGTTGGACACCGATCCGTCAACGAAATTCGAAAGCCAGCTTCTCAAACTCAATCATTTGATGAAAGTGTTTTGTCCAATATGGTGCGTGAACGACCCAAAGCGTCATCTAGCCCCAAACCTGCTCCACCTCAGAGCGCCCCGTCACGAGTGTCTCGGTTTGCCCAGCAACGACAAAATCAGGCTGAATTTGTGAACAATTTGACTGAACCTCAGTGCTCCGAGAGCTACCAGCCTTACGAAGATCACAAAGCTTCGAAAAAGAGAGCGTCTCGATTTACCCAATCACGTTAA
- a CDS encoding predicted protein — MVPVYLDDFALQPLYCVQACPFPSIRIRPHCQYENQVDGPLLSSLARDGFPSTKGEWGEFWLRGNKESGVTNAARVTQAIEALGPTFVKFGQALSARPDIVPRELADALIVLQDNMQTFDTETARETIRSELQNKASTTALDAILTSLSEYPIAAASIGQVYKATLPGYGAVAIKVQRPGIHKTVEQDALLLKSVAAWLESLPAGVPGSNRPLVAAKLVDAVDEFMTRLFEELDYGNEATTWKRLQSSILFERSLCTEHVLVMEWIDGSKLTDTENGRGKAENLRLIETGIECTLSQLLDTGILHADPHSGNLIKVRTEEGMRLGYLDFGVLSTVPEQVRDGLVCAVVELVFARNVQAVADLFAEMQLLAPSVMANPLEKAALAAALNQILSDVLQFPSDEAIAEGVSPVPQLRFDVLLTSLFSLVTRFEFTLPPYFLNNARALATLEDLALVFLTYKE; from the exons ATGGTTCCAGTCTACTTGGACGACTTTGCGCTGCAGCCCTTATATTGCGTACAAGCTTGCCCTTTTCCATCGATTCGGATTCgacctcactgtcaatacgaAAATCAGGTGGACGGT CCCCTGCTATCATCGCTCGCTAGAGATGGTTTTCCTTCAACGAAAGGAGAATGGGGTGAGTTTTGGCTACGTGGTAACAAAGAGAGTGGAGTGACAAACGCCGCGCGAGTTACTCAAGCTATCGAGGCTCTTGGTCCCACttttgtcaagtttggacaGGCTCTATCCGCTAGACCCGATATTGTCCCGAGAGAGTTAGCCGATGCCTTGATCGTACTGCAAGACAATATGCAAACTTTCGATACGGAGACTGCTCGTGAAACAATTCGATCAGAGCTACAAAACAAAGCCAGTACGACAGCACTGGACGCCATTCTTACTAGTTTATCGGAGTATCCTATCGCAGCGGCAAGTATTGGACAGGTGTACAAAGCTACTCTGCCCGGCTATGGAGCTGTAGCGATCAAGGTGCAAAGGCCCGGCATCCATAAAACTGTCGAGCAGGACGCATTGCTGCTGAAATCTGTAGCGGCATGGCTGGAGTCGCTTCCTGCTGGTGTACCAGGATCGAATCGACCTTTGGTGGCTGCAAAGCTAGTCGATGCTGTGGATGAATTTATGACCCGATTGTTTGAGGAGCTTGACTACGGAAATGAAGCAACAACATGGAAACGTTTGCAAAGCTCTATTCTGTTCGAAAGG AGTCTTTGTACCGAGCATGTTCTCGTCATGGAGTGGATTGATGGCAGTAAACTTACGGATACCGAAAACGGTCGAGGCAAGGCGGAGAATCTGCGATTGATCGAGACAGGTATAGAATGCACATTGTCGCAATTGCTGGATACAGGAATATTGCACGCTGATCCACATTCTGGTAATCTTATCAAAGTACGAACGGAAGAAGGCATGCGGCTCGGATATCTCGACTTCGGCGTTTTGAGTACAGTGCCAGAGCAGGTTCGTGACGGCCTTGTTTGTGCCGTCGTTGAACTGGTGTTTGCACGTAATGTTCAAGCGGTGGCGGATCTTTTCGCGGAAATGCAGCTTCTCGCGCCCTCAGTCATGGCAAATCCTCTCGAAAAAGCAGCTCTAGCAGCTGCTCTCAACCAAATATTATCTGACGTGCTTCAGTTTCCAAGCGATGAAGCGATTGCGGAAGGCGTTTCTCCTGTACCACAACTTCGCTTCGATGTTCTCTTGACgtctcttttttctttggtgaCTCGATTTGAATTTACGCTTCCCCCGTACTTTCTCAACAACGCTCGCGCTTTGGCAACGCTGGAAG ACCTGGCACTCGTATTTTTGACCTACAAAGAATGA
- a CDS encoding predicted protein, whose protein sequence is MQRRMRSTSSNGGPPTRSSTWLCWKVLALLCTATTFTAAFTLQMDYKPPVKSSVRKIYDSRFPRDTSPSRSGSTSGSGSGKPRKDELPSRSSSAKSAYAGALSAPLPISGASRMTQSFERRMRDLVLGGKDVVRRSSTVAPTAPNTRKLPSNVLTVESLQDYKKVVADEPEKMVAVRFYAPWCKACKAVAPHFYHMAVKNPNTIFVDVPVTNDNASLHQGLGVPSLPFGHIYHPTAGLVEEVRLTRKFVPEFAKTLEHYIRGSCPLPEDFAEPTATA, encoded by the exons ATGCAAAGAAGGATGAGAAGTACGAGTAGCAATGGTGGACCGCCGACGAGATCATCAACCTGGCTGTGTTGGAAGGTTCTAGCTCTCCTGTGCACTGCCACAACTTTCACTGCAGCCTTTACGCTGCAAATGGATTACAAACCTCCGGTAAAATCGTCCGTTAGAAAGATCTACGACAGTAGGTTTCCGCGGGATACGTCCCCATCGCGTAGCGGTAGCACCAGTGGCTCCGGGAGCGGGAAGCCGCGCAAAGACGAGCTGCCGTCCCGCTCTTCCAGTGCGAAGTCCGCTTATGCGGGAGCGTTGAGTGCACCCTTACCTATCAGTGGAGCCAGTCGTATGACGCAGAGTTTCGAAAGGCGGATGCGGGATCTCGTATTGGGAGGAAAGGATGTTGTGAGAAGATCTTCGACGGTGGCACCGACTGCTCCGAACACCCGCAAGTTGCCCTCCAATGTTCTGACAGTGGAATCTTTGCAAGATTACAAGAAAGTTGTGGCGGATGAACCGGAAAAAATGGTAGCGGTACGGTTTTACGCACCTTGGTGTAAG GCTTGCAAAGCTGTCGCCCCGCATTTTTATCACATGGCCGTCAAAAATCCAAATACTATCTTTGTCGATGTTCCCGTCACGAACGACAACGCGTCGTTACACCAGGGCCTAGGTGTGCCTTCGTTGCCGTTTGGACATATTTACCACCCAACGGCTGGACTCGTCGAAGAGGTACGGTTAACACGCAAGTTTGTTCCCGAATTTGCGAAAACATTGGAGCACTATATCCGTGGAAGCTGTCCTTTGCCAGAAGACTTTGCCGAACCAACTGCTACAGCGTGA
- a CDS encoding predicted protein, with product YRVLNVSKDATKNEIRQSYRSLCLKYHPDKNVNRSGAEKRASEERFKQIQKAYALVGDIEARKQYD from the coding sequence TATCGCGTGCTGAATGTTTCGAAAGATGCTACCAAAAACGAAATTCGACAGAGTTATCGAAGCCTCTGCTTAAAATATCATCCTGACAAAAACGTGAATCGATCAGGGGCGGAGAAAAGAGCTTCCGAGGAACGCTTTAAGCAGATTCAAAAGGCATATGCGTTAGTTGGCGATATCGAAGCTCGTAAACAATACGAC
- a CDS encoding predicted protein, which yields MTTERTNGKLKDLDFGPNVHISSHPVLSHKVTILRSSATTSHTFRAVLREVTYHLGYEATSRLTTQPVAITVPVPPKEKGGKEEHVEYQGSKLVEHVALIPILRSGLGMVDSMLELLPNAAIHHIGMYKVLGQNPVQYFNRLPRTCHADVAYILDPVIATSSTVMSLISILKKWGVPQINIISVMASRAGLQQLMDAHPDIYVSVGTVEEEISEEGIILPGLGDAGDRQFGTATVTVDDESLLHISKRKRTMSAQLD from the exons ATGACTACCGAGAGAACAAATGGAAAATTGAAAGATTTGGATTTCGGTCCGAACGTGCATATTTCATCGCATCCCGTTCTATCGCACAAGGTCACGATTCTCCGGTCATCGGCCACGACTTCGCACACTTTCCGTGCTGTCTTGCGTGAAGTGACATACCATTTGGGCTATGAAGCGACCTCACGCTTGACGACCCAGCCCGTCGCCATTACGGTCCCAGTACCGcccaaagaaaaaggcggGAAAGAAGAGCATGTGGAATATCAGGGAAGCAAACTGGTGGAACACGTAGCTTTGATTCCAATCTTGCGGTCGGGTCTCGGTATGGTGGATTCGATGCTAGAGCTGCTGCCAAATGCAGCGATTCATCACATCGGGATGTACAAAGTTTTGGGACAAAACCCGGTACAATACTTCAACCGTTTGCCCCGGACATGCCATGCGGATGTTGCGTATATTCTGGATCCTGTCATTGCAACGTCCAGTACCGTCATGAGTTTGATCAGTATCCTCAAAAAG TGGGGAGTTCCGCAAATCAATATAATCTCCGTTATGGCGAGCCGGGCTGGCCTTCAGCAACTGATGGACGCCCACCCGGACATCTACGTCAGTGTTGGCACTGTAGAGGAGGAAATTTCGGAAGAAGGAATCATATTGCCGGGTTTAGGTGATGCTGGTGATCGACAATTTGGAACCGCAACGGTAACGGTAGACGACGAGAGTCTTCTCCACAtctcgaaacgaaagcgtACCATGTCTGCGCAACTTGACTGA
- a CDS encoding predicted protein, whose product MSAQAFWDVAAPLIAVTEKHPFLVAMVDGSLDMDSFQYYVVQDALYLHDFAYALRRLGDNDGISRQDSERLHAFAKGAEEAELSLHNSFFKEWNISDDGVEQMPHSLLYTSYMKQVVATRPHAEGLAVLLPCFWVYMHVGQCMLKLRQELGDSVQRPPQFDAWIDMYGGEDFEHEVKDYIAMNNKACQSADAETLKNMEKHFLTCCKLEHMFWDQAQEQMQWPVIA is encoded by the exons ATGTCTGCCCAAGCCTTTTGGGATGTGGCGGCTCCGTTGATTGCCGTCACGGAAAAGCATCCGTTTCTCGTTGCCATGGTCGACGGCAGTCTCGACATGGACAGCTTTCAATACTACGTTGTACAGGATGCCCTCTACTTGCACGACTTTGCCTACGCACTGCGGCGTCTCGGCGACAATGATGGTATTTCCCGACAAGACTCCGAGCGACTGCACGCTTTTGCCAAGGGtgcggaagaagccgaacTTAGTCTACACAATTCATTTTTCAAGGAATGGAACATTTCTGACGATGGCGTAGAGCAAATGCCCCATTCCTTGCTCTACACTTCCTACATGAAACAAGTGGTTGCCACACGACCTCACGCCGAAGGCCTGGCAGTTCTGTTGCCTTGCTTTTGGGTCTATATGCACGTTGGACAGTGCATGCTCAAGCTGCGCCAAGAGCTCGGTGACAG CGTCCAAAGACCTCCGCAATTCGATGCCTGGATCGACATGTACGGTGGGGAGGATTTTGAACACGAGGTGAAAGATTACATTGCCATGAATAACAAGGCCTGCCAAAGTGCCGACGCCGAAACGTTGAAGAATATGGAGAAGCATTTTCTTACTTGCTGCAAACTAGAGCACATGTTTTGGGATCAAGCACAAGAACAAATGCAATGGCCGGTGATTGCCTAG